The Coccidioides posadasii str. Silveira chromosome 3, complete sequence genome contains a region encoding:
- a CDS encoding uncharacterized protein (EggNog:ENOG410PNM2~COG:S~TransMembrane:2 (i130-147o167-187i)~BUSCO:13575at33183): protein MSQKVALASFQGPCLQNKYPDCRQLHDGLSATPRSRSNVISSLWLWIRDKGKWGRYFVFRRLFPPEVAIFLARNSLALPMAPGLLPSTPKLASIQTVDTPSPGKWRHPHLKEIVQRQNAARFGDTNVRKIVWNGAVLLATGFLGKSLRQYILALGSFLSITTYPNVILFVLRLYFLANIATALYPLFRRKDDITDIPLTPSQRALLGLKPNSTPPTTPGSSYITPPRYRISSGSRRPSPLSPSSSPLSGRGSLSGSQLYEGSLYSPSPSPLFQRAVAGGNRGMMRRHSFGSSSSFGRSSLRDSTALRTPSTPSPNGGRNVNVLANKWLYEKTRAVSPGGSVFGR, encoded by the exons ATGT CGCAGAAGGTTGCTCTCGCATCGTTCCAAGGCCCTTGTCTCCAAAACAAATATCCCGATTGCCGCCAGCTGCATGATGGTCTCTCCGCAACGCCACGCTCTAGGTCTAACGTGATATCAAGTTTGTGGCTTTGGATTAGGGATAAAGGTAAGTGGGGTAGGTATTTTGTTTTCCGGAGGCTTTTCCCACCAGAAG TTGCTATTTTCTTAGCACGCAATTCCCTAGCTCTGCCAATGGCGCCGGGTCTGCTTCCATCGACCCCCAAACTCGCTAGTATCCAAACGGTCGATACACCTTCACCGGGCAAATGGCGGCATCCCCACCTCAAGGAGATTGTACAAAGGCAGAATGCAGCGAGATTCGGTGACACAAATGTTCGGAAGATCGTGTGGAATGGTGCAGTTTTGCTCGCCACAGGCTTTTTGGGGAAATCTTTAAGGCAATA CATACTTGCACTCGGTTCCTTTCTGTCCATCACAACGTATCCCAATGTCATACTCTTCGTATTGCGATTATATTTTCTTGCCAACATTGCGACCGCACTATACCCACTTTTTCGGCGCAAGGACGATATCACAGATATCCCGCTAACCCCTTCACAACGTGCGCTTCTTGGACTTAAACCCAACAGCACCCCTCCTACGACACCCGGAAGCTCTTACATAACACCTCCTCGATACCGGATATCTTCAGGTTCACGACGGCCTAGCCCGTTATCCCCGAGCAGTTCTCCATTATCTGGCAGAGGCAGCTTGTCAGGTAGCCAGCTTTACGAGGGCTCTCTATATTCACCCTCCCCTAGCCCTTTGTTCCAAAGAGCAGTTGCCGGTGGGAACAGGGGTATGATGCGGCGTCACAGCTTTGGTTCTTCGTCGTCGTTCGGTCGGTCTTCATTGCGAGATTCAACCGCTCTGCGGACGCCATCCACTCCTAGTCCTAATGGTGGAAGGAATGTCAATGTACTCGCAAATAAGTGGCTCTATGAGAAAACGCGTGCCGTTTCTCCTGGTGGCAGCGTTTTTGGACGATGA
- a CDS encoding uncharacterized protein (EggNog:ENOG410PRD4~COG:S~BUSCO:9683at33183): MAQGAMWRAPALFSRCAAQTSKFSRSSRSFSSTPSYSKEILPPFKPSSSPELTELLEVFRQKLFIPMSLSLRHKRLMFKQKYAQKLQDNPISVKVGGQTEESYLLKPMKPEDQPGSAEFRKMVSLMKTREDWLNIIPFLTGLQNSKRPFATKNLVWLVRKAGLAGQASVMVESVKQSKRTGLTLANVAVAKNLFLAIRYKAQEANFKGGEVETALRQARQMADLFDAPEHTAADRMNDAKHSPEIIAILLELSAANTLDSLGGKDVEGQVRAYATRLLSTWSFGNFDVPALWETANFRLLELIPVWNGMNLALQVDEIKADAELSNALRSRMGELGKTIEASVEKVTKESDSADRSGVVLAKRLYHK; encoded by the exons ATGGCGCAAGGTGCCATGTGGAGAGCCCCGGCGCTCTTCTCGCGATGCGCCGCGCAGACATCTAAATTCAGCCGATCGAGCAGATCCTTCTCGAGCACTCCTTCTTACTCTAAAG AGATCCTCCCCCCCTTTAAACCCTCAAGTTCTCCCGAATTGACCGAGCTTCTGGAAGTATTTCGGCAGAAGCTATTCATTCCAATGTCACTGAGTCTTCGACACAAACGATTAATGTTCAAGCAAAAATATGCACAGAAATTACAAGACAACCCCATATCTGTCAAAGTTGGCGGCCAAACCGAAGAATCCTATCTCCTGAAGCCCATGAAACCCGAAGACCAGCCCGGCTCCGCCGAGTTTAGGAAAATGGTTTCTTTGATGAAGACTCGCGAGGACTGGCTCAACATTATTCCATTTCTGACCGGACTACAAAATTCAAAGCGGCCATTTGCAACAAAAAATTTGGTGTGGCTAGTTCGCAAGGCCGGTCTAGCTGGGCAAGCAAGCGTGATGGTGGAGAGTGTGAAGCAATCGAAGAGAACTGGTCTTACCCTGGCCAATGTTGCTGTAGcaaaaaatctatttttGGCAATTCGCTACAAGGCACAGGAGGCGAATTTTAAGGGTGGTGAGGTTGAGACAGCTTTGCGACAAGCTCGTCAAATGGCGGACCTTTTCGATGCTCCTGAGCATACCGCAGCTGATCGGATGAATGACGCAAAACATTCACCTGAGATCATTGCAATTCTACTCGAGCTCAGCGCCGCCAACACTCTCGACTCACTTGGGGGGAAGGACGTTGAAGGACAAGTTCGAGCATATGCTACCAGGCTTCTTAGCACTTGGTCGTTCGGGAACTTCGATGTCCCCGCCCTGTGGGAGACTGCTAACTTTAGACTCCTAGAGTTGATTCCTGTGTGGAATGGTATGAATCTAGCTCTACAGGTAGATGAAATCAAGGCCGATGCCGAGTTGTCCAATGCCTTACGATCTCGAATGGGTGAGCTTGGGAAGACAATCGAAGCCTCTGTGGAAAAAGTGACGAAGGAAAGCGATAGTGCGGATCGATCGGGTGTTGTATTGGCCAAGCGACTGTATCATAAGTAG
- a CDS encoding uncharacterized protein (EggNog:ENOG410PH6R~COG:I~BUSCO:3755at33183): protein MASSESLISKLDSLLAQLLADWDIYTTGLATLLVTYVGYVTFFSKDPDAHPFMLARQAAEAPIRQPGESATLRALDAPHGYPLKAGLGVRDPETPKWSYGRNGDLRDIWRSAVKGSLNQDGTPKGKRGKIYTVLGKNVEERSIDEISKEINVLGQYIRDSKAQNVAICLSDSVELLATLFAGAFYGFKITIIPHNLASEELATYLQQAKADLLVAEAGAVDLDVVSKARTSLNNVVWVTKVGNQHLDWSQGPDELGSQIKVAVWQDLVKDSGNSATSELPASDPNVATPSITTLWFPPTGPGSFVEYTAANLISAVGALGSSLPRNELLRDSDLFLSIDSLAHTYSLCWTLAALYANASVALNSVAGEVVDLALATAGISPTVLVASSHTISDYHAQRMGPSMNPITNIGRYFHSRSLDSGVMPTRNWLWDLSSAAPTAGLSLDKLRLLFISHRADGNKQNRLTSDQLTDLRIFTGARVVYALTAQNVAGAVCQTLPYDYRMDTGPSHFGPPTNSVEIKLIGCQENGTNERATEGEIFVTGPSVVSGQSSLGVKARIRDDNTIALCD, encoded by the exons ATGGCCTCGAGCGAGTCCCTGATTTCAAAGCTTGATAGCTTACTGGCCCAACTGCTTGCCGACTGGGACATCTACACAACTGGGCTAGCCACCCTTTTGGTTACTTACGTGGGCTATGTCACTTTCTTTTCGAAAGATCCGGATGCGCATCCTTTTATGCTTGCCCGGCAAGCCGCCGAAGCTCCCATCAGGCAGCCGGGAGAATCCGCGACACTTCGTGCCCTTGACGCTCCCCATGGGTACCCTCTTAAGGCCGGATTGGGAGTGAGGGATCCGGAAACACCAAAATGGTCATATGGAAGGAATGGAGATTTACGTGACATCTGGAGGAGCGCCGTCAAGGGATCGCTGAATCAAGACGGCACACCTAAAGGGAAGCGTGGAAAGATATACACTGTCCTGGGCAAAAATGTAGAAGAACGAAGTATCGACGAGATATCGAAAGAAATCAATGTTCTCGGGCAGTATATTCGCGACTCAAAGGCACAAAATGTGGCAATTTGTCTTTCTGACTCTGTGGAATTACTTGCTACACTTTTTG CCGGTGCATTCTACGGATTTAAGATTACGATAATCCCTCATAACTTGGCTTCTGAAGAGCTGGCAACGTACCTCCAGCAAGCTAAAGCAGATCTCCTTGTTGCAGAAGCCGGTGCTGTTGATCTCGATGTTGTGTCTAAAGCCCGTACGTCTCTGAACAATGTTGTCTGGGTCACTAAAGTGGGCAACCAACACTTGGATTGGAGTCAAGGCCCAGATGAATTGGGTAGTCAGATTAAAGTGGCTGTTTGGCAGGATTTGGTGAAAGATAGCGGTAATTCTGCTACCTCGGAGCTTCCCGCCTCTGATCCCAACGTAGCCACACCCTCAATAACTACACTCTGGTTCCCCCCAACTGGCCCTGGATCTTTCGTTGAATATACAGCCGCG AATCTCATATCTGCTGTGGGTGCTCTTGGCAGCTCCCTTCCACGTAACGAGCTTCTCAGAGACTCCGACCTATTTCTTTCGATTGACTCGTTGGCTCATACATACTCGCTCTGCTGGACCCTTGCTGCTCTGTATGCCAACGCTTCCGTTGCTCTCAATTCGGTAGCTGGCGAAGTTGTCGATTTAGCGCTGGCTACCGCGGGGATTTCACCCACCGTGCTGGTTGCATCTTCCCACACCATATCCGACTACCATGCTCAACGTATGGGACCCTCTATGAATCCAATTACCAATATTGGACGATACTTTCATAGCCGTTCCTTGGATTCCGGTGTGATGCCAACACGTAATTGGCTATGGGATTTGTCAAGCGCTGCACCAACTGCAGGACTTTCTCTCGATAAGCTTCGACTTTTGTTCATTTCCCATCGAGCTGATGGGAACAAACAAAATCGGCTCACCTCCGATCAATTAACGGACCTCAGAATATTCACTGGAGCTCGTGTTGTATATGCGCTTACTGCTCAAAATGTTGCTGGTGCGGTTTGCCAAACGCTTCCGTACGACTATAGAATGGATACCGGGCCTAGTCATTTCGGCCCACCTACAAACAGTGTTGAAATAAAGTTGATTGGATGTCAGGAGAATGGCACCAACGAGAGAGCAACAGAAGGAGAA ATATTTGTGACCGGGCCCTCTGTCGTCTCCGGACAGTCCTCACTAGGTGTCAAGGCTCGGATTCGTGATGATAATACCATTGCACTCTGTGACTAG